Proteins from one Corynebacterium epidermidicanis genomic window:
- a CDS encoding DUF2469 domain-containing protein has product MSAEELENYESEVELSLYREYRDVVSQFSYVVETERRFYLANAVELIPHTSGADVYYEVRMSDCWVWDMYRSARFVRFVRVITFKDVNIEELDKPEMIIPE; this is encoded by the coding sequence GTGAGCGCTGAAGAACTGGAGAATTACGAGTCCGAGGTCGAGCTTTCCCTGTATCGGGAATATCGCGATGTCGTGAGCCAGTTCTCCTATGTGGTGGAGACGGAGCGTCGATTTTATCTGGCCAACGCGGTCGAATTGATCCCACACACCTCGGGTGCAGATGTGTACTACGAAGTCCGTATGTCTGACTGCTGGGTGTGGGACATGTACCGCTCGGCGCGTTTCGTGCGCTTCGTGCGTGTGATCACCTTTAAGGACGTCAATATTGAAGAGCTTGACAAGCCAGAGATGATTATTCCGGAGTAA
- a CDS encoding ribonuclease HII, whose amino-acid sequence MRKLKQLRTYEVGLSKAGLGPVAGVDEAGRGACAGPIVIAACILPDRTIPALDQLQDSKKLSPARRAQLFPLIKKYAVSWSIVEFSAAEIDTLGIQYSNIAGMRRAIAGLDQQPSYVLIDGFAVPGLTVPSLPIVGGDDAARCIAAASVLAKHHRDEVMAFMDARWPDYGFAAHKGYGTKVHMDAVRRHGGSAIHRYSYANVAAAHGQWLVDKGQR is encoded by the coding sequence ATGCGCAAGCTAAAGCAACTTCGCACATATGAGGTTGGCTTGAGCAAAGCGGGTTTGGGTCCGGTTGCGGGCGTCGATGAGGCAGGCCGAGGCGCGTGCGCCGGACCCATCGTTATCGCTGCGTGCATCCTCCCGGACCGCACTATTCCAGCCCTTGATCAGCTTCAGGACTCCAAAAAGCTTTCACCCGCGCGTCGAGCCCAGCTCTTTCCGCTTATAAAGAAGTATGCAGTGAGCTGGTCAATTGTGGAATTTTCCGCCGCGGAGATCGACACGCTTGGTATTCAGTATTCGAATATCGCGGGCATGCGCCGGGCGATTGCCGGACTGGATCAGCAACCGAGCTACGTACTTATCGACGGGTTCGCGGTGCCTGGTCTGACCGTGCCGTCACTACCTATTGTTGGCGGTGATGATGCCGCCCGATGCATCGCGGCTGCCAGCGTTCTTGCAAAACACCACCGAGATGAGGTCATGGCGTTTATGGATGCGCGCTGGCCGGATTATGGCTTTGCGGCGCACAAGGGCTATGGCACAAAGGTGCATATGGACGCGGTGCGTCGTCATGGAGGCAGTGCGATTCATCGATATAGTTATGCCAATGTGGCAGCTGCGCATGGTCAATGGTTAGTAGATAAGGGGCAACGGTGA
- the rplS gene encoding 50S ribosomal protein L19: protein MNLIDKFDAASLRDDVPAFRPGDTLNVHVKVIEGNKTRTQLFKGVVIRRQGAGIRETFTVRKVSFGIGVERTFPVHSPNLEKIEVVTRGDVRRAKLYYLRNLRGKAAKIKEKR from the coding sequence ATGAACCTCATCGACAAGTTTGACGCAGCATCCCTGCGTGACGACGTCCCTGCATTCCGCCCAGGCGATACCCTTAACGTTCACGTAAAGGTTATCGAAGGTAACAAGACCCGTACCCAGCTGTTCAAGGGTGTTGTTATCCGTCGCCAGGGTGCAGGCATCCGCGAGACCTTTACCGTGCGTAAGGTTTCCTTCGGTATCGGCGTCGAGCGTACCTTCCCAGTACACTCTCCAAACCTGGAGAAGATCGAGGTCGTTACCCGCGGTGACGTCCGTCGTGCAAAGCTGTACTACCTGCGCAACCTGCGTGGCAAGGCTGCCAAGATCAAGGAAAAGCGCTAG
- a CDS encoding ATP-binding protein, whose product MNFNPFTPTFGTSPSHPVGREEIIADFRTSLHQGPGAPSRAMLLVGTRGVGKTVLLNELEDTAREEGWLVVSETALPGLTTRLNDEHLPALLASLDPHPTTRRITGITAPAGLGGIRSEVSPKHEPKRGIRGQLTTAAGLVNHGILITVDEIGRATVEELAELMAVIQHLFRERANVAIAAAGLPEEVAALLDHPGITFLRRANRRILGAVRREDAERGLADPVTTAGAHWEDSALRAAVEATHGYPFLIQLIGYHAWNAAGGVSDGDAVAIDGAAAGNAIERAAVELGNLVIEPTLARCTALERAFLEAMALDDGDSRLADLITRLEKSPDTVSQYRRRLLDRYIIVATGHGLVRFAIPGMREYLRRSSEHGPLPFW is encoded by the coding sequence ATGAACTTTAATCCTTTTACACCAACGTTTGGCACCTCGCCATCTCATCCCGTTGGTCGTGAGGAAATCATCGCCGACTTCCGAACCTCCCTCCACCAAGGCCCCGGAGCACCCAGCCGCGCCATGCTGCTGGTGGGCACTCGCGGAGTCGGCAAAACCGTGCTACTCAATGAGCTAGAAGACACCGCCCGCGAAGAAGGCTGGCTCGTGGTCTCCGAAACCGCATTGCCCGGCTTAACCACCAGGCTTAACGACGAACACCTCCCCGCCCTCCTCGCGTCCCTGGACCCACACCCCACTACCCGGAGAATCACTGGCATCACCGCACCCGCGGGCCTTGGCGGGATTCGCTCCGAGGTGAGCCCCAAACACGAACCCAAGCGCGGCATACGCGGCCAATTGACTACAGCAGCCGGGCTCGTCAACCACGGCATCCTAATCACCGTGGATGAAATCGGACGTGCCACAGTCGAAGAACTTGCCGAACTCATGGCGGTGATCCAACACCTTTTCCGAGAACGCGCCAACGTCGCAATTGCCGCCGCTGGCCTGCCCGAGGAAGTCGCAGCGCTACTCGACCACCCCGGGATCACCTTCCTTCGACGCGCAAACCGACGCATCCTCGGTGCCGTACGCAGGGAAGATGCCGAACGTGGCCTCGCCGACCCCGTCACTACTGCCGGCGCACACTGGGAAGACAGCGCGCTGCGGGCCGCGGTCGAAGCCACCCACGGGTACCCTTTCCTCATCCAGCTCATTGGCTATCATGCTTGGAATGCTGCTGGTGGCGTTAGTGATGGTGACGCGGTTGCAATTGATGGAGCTGCCGCGGGCAACGCCATCGAAAGGGCCGCGGTCGAGCTCGGCAACCTTGTCATCGAACCTACCCTAGCTCGGTGCACCGCCCTCGAACGAGCATTCCTCGAGGCCATGGCGCTAGACGACGGCGATTCCCGCCTCGCAGACCTCATTACCCGGCTCGAAAAGAGCCCTGACACCGTCAGCCAATACCGAAGGCGGCTGCTTGACCGCTATATCATCGTCGCCACTGGCCACGGGCTAGTCCGCTTCGCGATCCCCGGTATGCGAGAATATCTGCGCAGGTCAAGCGAACACGGACCCCTCCCATTTTGGTGA
- a CDS encoding YraN family protein, whose translation MKRELGARGEALAAQYFVSRGGVILGRNVRYTCGELDLIVQLGGIIVFVEVKTRSTLDFGGAESITRAKFARMRRAAALWLEGQPYREVRFDALVLDFSADDPFFHYEGIVAGAR comes from the coding sequence ATGAAACGTGAATTGGGGGCACGCGGGGAAGCATTGGCAGCGCAGTACTTTGTGTCCCGCGGCGGAGTGATCCTGGGGCGCAATGTTCGCTACACATGTGGCGAGTTGGACCTGATCGTCCAGCTTGGGGGAATAATCGTATTCGTCGAGGTAAAGACCCGGAGCACTCTGGATTTCGGGGGTGCGGAATCGATCACCAGGGCTAAGTTTGCCCGGATGCGTCGGGCAGCTGCGTTGTGGCTTGAGGGTCAACCCTACCGGGAAGTGCGTTTCGACGCCCTGGTGTTGGACTTCAGCGCCGATGACCCATTCTTCCACTATGAAGGGATTGTGGCCGGTGCTCGCTAA
- the lepB gene encoding signal peptidase I — translation MSKNAKKAEENKRETPWYIEIPVVIIVTFAIMFVLQTFVGRLYVIPSASMEPTLHGCPGCTGDRIYVDKIAYRMGEPEPGDVVVFKAPESWNNRFTQQEAKGPLSGLQNLGSYIGLSSPDENDMVKRIVATGGQTIQCQAGDPGIMVDGKPIDSSYKLQPPTYPVADQSRGSDACDGAYFGPIKVPEGNYFVMGDNRTNSADSRYHLGDENQGTVPGENIVGKVQAIVLPFNRIGGVEDYDIQSAQ, via the coding sequence GTGAGTAAGAACGCTAAGAAGGCTGAAGAAAACAAGCGCGAAACCCCGTGGTACATCGAGATCCCGGTGGTCATCATCGTGACCTTTGCGATCATGTTCGTGCTGCAGACGTTTGTTGGCCGACTTTATGTGATCCCAAGTGCGTCGATGGAGCCAACGCTGCACGGTTGCCCTGGGTGTACTGGGGACCGGATTTACGTCGATAAGATTGCCTACCGCATGGGCGAGCCGGAGCCTGGCGACGTTGTGGTGTTCAAAGCTCCCGAGTCGTGGAATAACCGGTTCACCCAGCAGGAAGCCAAGGGACCGCTGTCCGGTCTACAGAACTTGGGCTCCTACATCGGTTTGTCCTCTCCGGACGAAAATGACATGGTCAAGCGTATCGTCGCTACGGGTGGGCAGACGATTCAGTGTCAGGCTGGCGACCCAGGCATCATGGTGGACGGCAAGCCGATTGATTCTTCCTACAAGCTCCAGCCTCCAACGTATCCGGTAGCTGATCAGAGTCGCGGGTCCGATGCCTGCGATGGCGCCTATTTCGGGCCGATTAAGGTCCCGGAAGGAAATTACTTCGTGATGGGCGACAACCGCACCAATTCTGCAGACTCGCGATACCACCTGGGTGATGAAAACCAGGGCACCGTGCCTGGCGAAAATATCGTCGGCAAGGTGCAGGCCATCGTTTTGCCTTTTAACCGCATCGGTGGTGTTGAGGACTATGACATTCAGTCTGCTCAATAA
- the rimM gene encoding ribosome maturation factor RimM (Essential for efficient processing of 16S rRNA) produces the protein MDVMIGRVVKSHGIRGEVVVEPTTDDPELRYAVGETLRGTQGKKEHSLTITAVRAHQGRLLIKFEEVPDRNAADSLRGTKFFAAPIYDEDEGYYDHELEGLTVLLDGTPIGTVTGISHGPAQSLLEVRIDDREVLIPFVEEIVPDIDLDEGTCTITPPEGLLEL, from the coding sequence ATGGATGTGATGATTGGGCGAGTGGTGAAATCCCACGGTATCCGAGGCGAAGTCGTGGTCGAACCCACTACTGATGATCCCGAGTTGCGTTATGCCGTCGGCGAGACGCTACGTGGCACGCAGGGCAAGAAGGAACACTCGCTGACTATCACGGCGGTGCGCGCCCACCAAGGCCGATTGTTGATCAAGTTTGAGGAAGTTCCGGATCGCAACGCCGCTGACTCACTTCGTGGCACCAAGTTCTTCGCCGCCCCCATCTACGACGAAGACGAGGGCTACTACGACCACGAGCTTGAAGGCCTGACCGTGCTTCTCGACGGCACGCCGATCGGCACTGTCACCGGCATTTCGCACGGTCCAGCGCAGTCGCTACTCGAAGTGCGTATCGACGACCGCGAAGTCCTCATCCCATTCGTAGAGGAAATTGTCCCCGACATCGACCTGGACGAGGGAACCTGCACCATCACCCCGCCGGAAGGACTCTTGGAACTCTAA
- a CDS encoding asparaginase, whose amino-acid sequence MSTRGFSRRNFLVGGAALAASSALVACNSGSSSTAATPAATTEAKKVDYKAISGKLVMLATGGTIASQKDATGALVPTVTGEELLKKVYEKFDKTKLSIEVRQVSQLDSSAMTLKDTDGILQKVHETLKEPGVTGIIVSHGTDSMEETAIAIDTFLDAEQPVVLTGSMFPFDDPDTDGPDNLTLAVTAATDPANKGKGAFIAFGGKILRARGAYKKDASSKDGFDTNATEDMKRPKPLPLSKLDGTRVDIIAAYPGAPGELVKAAVDSGAKGLVIEGMGSGNVGGAIADAIVEVAGKGIPVVMSTRVDKGLVEGTYGGAGGGATLAEKGVIGSGILRPGQSRILVVAALATGTDVKELFPEAS is encoded by the coding sequence ATGTCTACCCGCGGTTTTTCGCGTCGCAACTTCCTCGTCGGAGGCGCTGCCCTTGCGGCCAGTAGTGCTTTGGTTGCGTGTAATTCTGGATCTTCAAGCACCGCAGCGACCCCAGCAGCTACCACCGAAGCAAAGAAGGTCGATTACAAAGCGATCAGCGGCAAGTTAGTCATGCTGGCTACCGGCGGCACCATCGCTAGCCAAAAAGACGCTACCGGCGCGCTGGTACCAACTGTCACAGGCGAAGAGCTGCTGAAGAAAGTGTACGAGAAGTTCGACAAGACGAAGCTGTCCATTGAGGTACGCCAAGTCAGCCAGCTCGATTCCTCGGCCATGACGCTCAAGGACACCGACGGAATTCTGCAAAAGGTCCACGAAACGCTCAAAGAACCTGGTGTTACCGGCATCATCGTCTCCCACGGCACCGACTCGATGGAGGAAACTGCCATCGCTATTGATACTTTCCTCGATGCCGAGCAGCCTGTCGTTCTCACCGGCTCGATGTTCCCATTCGACGATCCTGACACCGACGGTCCAGATAACCTCACCCTCGCGGTCACCGCTGCCACCGACCCAGCCAACAAGGGCAAGGGCGCATTCATCGCCTTCGGTGGCAAGATCCTGCGTGCACGTGGCGCCTACAAGAAGGATGCTTCCAGCAAGGACGGCTTTGACACCAACGCCACGGAGGACATGAAGCGTCCAAAGCCATTGCCGCTGTCGAAACTCGACGGTACCCGCGTCGACATCATCGCCGCCTACCCTGGCGCGCCTGGCGAACTCGTCAAGGCCGCCGTCGATTCCGGGGCGAAGGGGCTCGTCATCGAGGGGATGGGCTCCGGCAATGTCGGTGGCGCTATTGCGGATGCCATCGTCGAGGTTGCCGGCAAGGGCATCCCGGTGGTCATGTCGACGCGCGTCGATAAGGGCCTGGTTGAAGGTACGTACGGCGGTGCTGGCGGCGGTGCCACGCTGGCCGAAAAAGGCGTGATTGGTTCAGGCATCCTCCGCCCTGGACAATCCCGAATTCTCGTTGTTGCTGCGCTCGCAACCGGCACCGACGTGAAGGAGCTTTTTCCTGAGGCATCGTGA
- the trmD gene encoding tRNA (guanosine(37)-N1)-methyltransferase TrmD, translating into MRLDVITIFPEYLEPLRHALLGKAIEKGILEVGVHNLRDWATDVHKSVDDTPYGGGPGMVMKPTVWGPALDDVAEGKSVGWQLDSAQPHVDKPRRDDLTGRSFEGYEGEAGDKPLLIVPTPAGRPFTQEMARRWSNEDHIVFACGRYEGIDQRVVEDAANRYRVEEVSIGDYVLIGGEVAVLVMAEAITRLIPGVLGNASSHEEDSFSDGLLEGPSYTKPREWRGLEVPDVLLSGNHKLVEEWRREQSLQRTRERRPDLLRQE; encoded by the coding sequence ATGCGCCTCGATGTCATCACCATCTTCCCCGAGTATCTCGAACCATTGCGCCACGCGCTGCTCGGTAAAGCTATCGAAAAGGGCATTCTCGAAGTAGGCGTGCATAACCTGCGCGATTGGGCCACCGACGTACACAAATCCGTCGATGACACCCCGTACGGCGGCGGTCCGGGCATGGTCATGAAGCCCACCGTGTGGGGGCCAGCGCTTGACGACGTCGCCGAGGGCAAGTCTGTCGGTTGGCAACTAGATTCTGCGCAACCGCACGTCGATAAGCCCCGGCGCGACGACCTGACCGGTCGTTCCTTCGAGGGGTATGAAGGCGAAGCTGGTGACAAGCCCCTGCTCATCGTGCCTACTCCGGCGGGGCGCCCCTTTACCCAGGAGATGGCGCGGCGCTGGTCCAACGAAGATCACATTGTCTTCGCGTGTGGCCGTTATGAGGGCATCGACCAACGCGTCGTGGAGGACGCGGCGAATCGCTACCGCGTGGAGGAAGTCTCCATTGGCGATTACGTGCTGATCGGGGGAGAAGTTGCGGTGCTCGTCATGGCCGAAGCGATCACTCGGTTGATCCCTGGTGTGCTGGGCAACGCGTCCTCCCATGAGGAGGACTCGTTCTCCGATGGGTTGCTGGAAGGCCCGTCCTACACTAAGCCCCGCGAGTGGCGCGGGTTGGAGGTCCCGGACGTGCTGCTGTCCGGAAACCACAAGTTGGTGGAAGAGTGGCGCCGAGAACAGTCTTTGCAGAGGACGCGTGAGCGTCGGCCGGATCTTCTTAGGCAGGAGTAG
- a CDS encoding YifB family Mg chelatase-like AAA ATPase yields the protein MKGLWPVLAKTYSAALVGVDATLVEVEAHIGAGLPGVYIVGLADASISESRDRMKTAMLNSQLPWPKTKVVVNLSPAGLRKSGSHFDLSIICAILIGSLREDMVRAHLQDTMFLGEVGLDGSIKPVRGVLPALRAAKAFGVTQCIIPNQNAAEAALLDGLDVMTAGHVLDIVSWARGENPLPNAGHQLPNATTPMLDMADVAGQDEARYAAEIAAAGGHHMMMVGPPGSGKSMIAARIPGLLPPLQAEECVAVTSIHSVVGTSFTSPVVSAPFVAPHHSVSRAGLLGGGSGHPLPGAVSLAHHGVLFLDEVSEIPAAVLDSLRLPLENGLVRMVRRQQEITFPAQFQLVMAANTCRCGADTPSKCTCSAALRQRFLGNVSGPLRDRVDLFVRTHAHGAVLGVGSSESSPQIAERVAVARERAAQRWARAGLEGTNNARMNPHRLRREFPADEAAMAYLAALLADGALSQRGVDRSLKVAWTIADLQGSQIPTLDHVAQAIDLHATSEQLGVAV from the coding sequence ATGAAGGGATTGTGGCCGGTGCTCGCTAAAACATACTCGGCGGCGCTCGTCGGAGTCGACGCCACGCTAGTAGAGGTCGAAGCGCACATCGGAGCTGGACTGCCTGGGGTATACATCGTCGGGCTTGCGGACGCGTCGATTAGTGAGTCCCGCGACCGGATGAAAACAGCCATGTTGAACTCGCAGCTACCTTGGCCGAAAACTAAGGTGGTGGTGAACTTGTCGCCGGCCGGCTTACGGAAATCTGGTAGTCATTTCGACTTGAGTATCATTTGTGCGATTCTCATCGGTTCCCTTCGCGAGGACATGGTGCGCGCCCATTTGCAAGACACGATGTTTCTTGGCGAAGTCGGGCTGGACGGCAGCATCAAACCGGTGCGTGGCGTGTTGCCGGCGCTCCGGGCAGCCAAGGCCTTCGGGGTGACCCAATGCATCATTCCGAATCAAAACGCTGCTGAAGCAGCTCTTTTGGACGGTCTGGATGTGATGACCGCCGGGCACGTTCTGGACATTGTCTCTTGGGCTAGGGGAGAAAACCCCCTGCCCAACGCGGGCCATCAACTGCCGAATGCAACAACGCCGATGCTGGATATGGCTGATGTTGCAGGACAAGACGAGGCTCGTTATGCAGCCGAAATCGCCGCGGCCGGCGGACATCACATGATGATGGTTGGACCACCAGGTTCCGGCAAATCCATGATCGCAGCGCGGATTCCTGGTCTCTTGCCACCTTTGCAGGCCGAGGAATGTGTTGCTGTTACTTCTATTCATTCGGTCGTCGGTACGAGCTTTACTTCGCCGGTGGTCAGCGCTCCTTTTGTTGCTCCGCACCACAGTGTGTCCCGAGCGGGTCTCTTGGGCGGCGGTTCGGGGCACCCTCTTCCTGGTGCGGTAAGTCTCGCGCATCATGGGGTGTTATTCCTTGACGAAGTATCCGAAATTCCAGCAGCGGTCTTAGATAGTTTGCGGCTCCCGTTGGAAAATGGCTTGGTCCGGATGGTACGCCGCCAGCAGGAAATCACCTTCCCCGCGCAGTTTCAGCTGGTGATGGCGGCCAACACCTGCCGATGTGGGGCGGACACACCTTCGAAATGTACGTGCAGTGCAGCTTTGAGGCAGCGCTTTCTGGGTAATGTCTCAGGTCCGTTGCGCGATCGCGTTGACCTGTTTGTCCGTACCCATGCACATGGTGCAGTACTTGGTGTTGGATCCTCGGAGAGTTCGCCGCAGATCGCCGAGCGGGTGGCGGTCGCTCGCGAGCGGGCTGCTCAGAGGTGGGCACGAGCCGGACTTGAGGGGACAAATAACGCCCGGATGAATCCACATCGCTTGCGTCGCGAGTTTCCTGCCGACGAAGCAGCAATGGCCTATCTTGCCGCATTGCTTGCCGACGGCGCCCTGTCGCAGCGCGGCGTCGATCGATCGCTGAAGGTGGCCTGGACTATTGCTGACCTGCAGGGAAGCCAGATCCCAACCCTTGACCACGTCGCGCAGGCAATTGACCTGCATGCGACTTCCGAGCAGCTTGGGGTGGCGGTATGA
- a CDS encoding Tex family protein, protein MIKVIASELGISENQVLAVQKLLDEGNTVPFIARYRKEVTGGLDDTQLRTIEERLTYLRELEDRKAAIIKAIDEQGKLSDDLRALILETTTKARLEDLYLPFKKRRKTKADIAREAGLEPLVDLLLEAEEPDLSAFYTEGFADDKAVLEGARAIFVDRMATDADLVGEVREEMYKRGTMTAAVVEGKEQVGAKFKDYFEFSEGFHSLPSHRILALLRGENEGVLHLNLDADDEFFEGLIKHRMELKESPWIDDAVHWGWKTKLYISAGLDTRMRLKEKAEEGALEVFKKNLRDVLLAAPAGQRATLGLDPGYRNGVKCAVVDPTGKVLDTAIVYPHQPQNQWSQAVQTLAGLVAQHGVDLLAIGNGTASRETEKLAGEIADLIKQAGGKKPTPVVVSEAGASVYSASKLAAEEFPDMDVSLRGAVSIARRLQDPLAELVKVDPKSIGVGQYQHDVNQTALAKALDNVVEDAVNAVGVDLNSASVPLLTRVAGVNETIANNIVAFRDENGAFASRAALKKVPRLGPKAFEQCAGFLRIQGGKDPLDASAVHPEAYPVVKRISEQTGLGVQELIGNTAVLTKLRPSDFADEKFGVPTITDIIAELDKPGRDPRPEFKTATFKDGVEKVSDLKPGMILEGTVTNVAAFGAFVDVGVHQDGLVHVSALSDTFVSDPHEVVRSGQVVKVKVLEVDVDRKRISLTLRLNDEPGQPRKATKKPQVRGGKPSGRRQAPAGGSMADALKKAGFGR, encoded by the coding sequence ATGATCAAGGTCATTGCAAGCGAACTCGGAATCTCCGAAAACCAAGTCTTAGCCGTCCAAAAACTTCTCGATGAAGGCAACACCGTCCCCTTCATCGCGCGCTACCGCAAGGAAGTCACCGGTGGCCTCGACGACACCCAACTGCGTACCATTGAAGAACGCCTGACCTACCTGCGCGAACTCGAAGATCGCAAAGCCGCCATCATCAAGGCAATTGACGAGCAGGGCAAGCTTAGCGACGACCTTCGCGCCCTTATCCTGGAGACGACTACGAAAGCGCGTCTTGAGGATCTCTATTTGCCATTCAAGAAGCGACGCAAGACGAAGGCCGATATTGCCCGCGAAGCTGGGCTTGAGCCGCTGGTAGATCTGCTGCTTGAGGCCGAAGAACCAGATTTGAGCGCCTTTTACACTGAAGGTTTCGCTGATGACAAGGCCGTCTTGGAAGGCGCCCGCGCAATCTTCGTCGACCGAATGGCAACGGACGCTGACCTCGTCGGCGAAGTCCGCGAGGAGATGTACAAGCGTGGCACCATGACTGCGGCTGTCGTGGAAGGCAAAGAGCAGGTGGGCGCGAAATTCAAGGATTACTTTGAATTCTCGGAAGGGTTCCACTCGCTGCCATCGCACCGGATTCTCGCGCTGCTGCGCGGCGAGAACGAGGGTGTGCTGCATCTCAATCTTGACGCCGACGATGAATTCTTTGAGGGTCTGATCAAGCACCGCATGGAGCTGAAGGAATCGCCATGGATCGACGACGCCGTGCACTGGGGCTGGAAAACGAAGCTTTATATCTCCGCTGGTCTCGATACCCGCATGCGTCTGAAGGAAAAGGCCGAAGAAGGCGCACTCGAGGTTTTTAAGAAGAACCTTCGTGACGTGCTTCTCGCAGCACCGGCCGGACAACGCGCGACCCTGGGGCTCGACCCCGGATACCGCAACGGCGTGAAATGTGCCGTGGTGGACCCGACTGGCAAGGTGTTAGACACCGCGATCGTGTACCCGCACCAACCACAAAACCAATGGTCGCAGGCAGTGCAGACGCTTGCTGGTCTGGTGGCCCAACACGGCGTCGACCTGCTCGCTATTGGCAACGGCACTGCCTCGCGTGAGACCGAAAAACTTGCGGGAGAGATCGCTGACCTCATCAAACAGGCGGGTGGAAAGAAACCAACCCCGGTGGTTGTCTCCGAAGCTGGTGCCTCGGTCTATTCGGCATCCAAGCTCGCCGCTGAGGAATTCCCCGACATGGATGTGTCGTTGCGTGGTGCCGTGTCCATCGCACGGCGCTTGCAGGATCCGCTGGCGGAGCTGGTTAAAGTTGATCCGAAATCTATCGGCGTGGGACAGTACCAGCACGACGTGAACCAGACGGCCCTGGCAAAGGCCCTGGATAACGTCGTAGAAGATGCCGTGAACGCCGTGGGTGTGGATCTCAACTCGGCGTCCGTGCCACTGCTGACCCGCGTGGCAGGCGTCAACGAAACGATCGCGAACAATATTGTGGCCTTCCGTGACGAAAACGGAGCCTTTGCCTCACGCGCAGCGCTGAAGAAGGTGCCCCGGCTCGGTCCGAAGGCATTCGAACAGTGCGCTGGATTCCTGCGTATCCAAGGTGGCAAGGATCCACTCGATGCCTCCGCCGTACACCCAGAGGCATACCCGGTGGTCAAGCGGATTTCAGAGCAAACTGGGCTGGGGGTGCAGGAACTCATTGGCAACACCGCGGTGCTCACAAAGCTGCGGCCTTCCGACTTCGCCGATGAAAAATTCGGCGTCCCCACCATTACCGACATCATTGCCGAGCTCGACAAGCCGGGCCGTGACCCGCGCCCAGAATTCAAAACCGCCACCTTCAAAGACGGGGTGGAGAAGGTTTCCGACCTAAAACCAGGCATGATTCTGGAGGGCACGGTCACTAACGTCGCCGCTTTCGGGGCATTTGTCGACGTCGGAGTCCACCAAGACGGTCTGGTCCACGTCTCCGCCCTCTCTGACACGTTCGTATCCGACCCGCATGAGGTCGTGCGATCAGGTCAAGTGGTGAAGGTGAAAGTGCTGGAGGTTGACGTCGACCGGAAGCGGATTTCGCTCACTTTGCGGCTCAATGATGAACCTGGCCAGCCACGAAAGGCCACGAAGAAACCGCAGGTTAGGGGAGGGAAGCCAAGTGGGCGTCGACAAGCCCCAGCGGGTGGTTCGATGGCGGATGCGTTGAAGAAAGCGGGATTTGGTCGCTAA